A genomic stretch from Elusimicrobiota bacterium includes:
- a CDS encoding heavy metal translocating P-type ATPase codes for MPKKVIFSITGMHCASCAMNAENALKQTHGVVSAAVNIANEKAAVEYEPLSVTLEQLYNVINGIGYKAVPAGEDGSGPEVYAYDNIRKQAWEWRSSFLWALLFCTPLLYLSMGQHIGLPVVVHNNFKNALLQLLLSTPVLILGRGFYVRGIAAVIKSRRANMDTLIATGTGTAYVYSVIITLLILLKTPGFTAHMVYYETAAVLVMFMMLGKWLESAAKTRASGAIEKLVKLQPETVIIEDKDNGEKVVGINLVQPGDVVVLKPGTRVPVDGKVIAGMSAVDESVITGESVPVDKRPGDRVVSGTFNKNGILKFVAEVVGEKTVLRQIVKLVENAQMTKAPVQRVADTVSSYFVPGVIIIAVLTFILWMALTQDAVRAFTAMVTVMVVACPCALGLATPAAVMVATGVAAQNGILIKSADAIQMLDEVDTVVFDKTGTLTTGEMSVEKVIPALEWSEDELLRFAVSLEKLSEHPVAGAVVKYAVTNHLLDNGKGEGSASDFVNHEGEGVKGVVQNRVVVVGKKGFLSKVGVSEVNIATIITSAAQNAVSQGKSVVWIGVDSIIAGIVIVGDKVKPGGRDVVERITKTGKEVYMLTGDNPRAAEEVGKLVNIKMGNIIADVLPKDKAAQVEKLMLNKRKVAMVGDGINDAPVLAIADVGIAIGTGTDIAVESADVVLMSDNIGAVSTALSIGYHAMVKIKQNIAWAFAYNILLIPLAAGGYYLLTGVQFEPMLAGFAMAMSSVSVVTNSLALYLVDYNAG; via the coding sequence ATGCCAAAAAAAGTTATCTTTTCTATAACCGGTATGCATTGCGCGTCCTGCGCAATGAATGCGGAGAATGCGTTGAAACAAACCCATGGCGTGGTATCCGCTGCGGTAAATATTGCTAATGAAAAAGCGGCGGTGGAGTATGAACCCCTAAGTGTTACCCTTGAGCAGCTGTATAATGTGATAAACGGTATCGGGTACAAAGCTGTACCTGCGGGTGAAGATGGTAGCGGCCCTGAGGTTTATGCGTATGATAATATCAGGAAACAAGCGTGGGAATGGCGGAGTTCATTCCTATGGGCGTTATTATTTTGTACACCCCTGTTGTATCTTTCAATGGGGCAGCATATAGGGTTGCCGGTGGTAGTGCATAATAATTTTAAGAATGCGTTACTGCAGTTATTACTTTCCACCCCTGTGTTGATATTAGGCCGCGGGTTTTATGTCCGCGGGATCGCGGCAGTGATAAAATCGCGCCGTGCTAATATGGATACACTGATAGCAACGGGGACCGGGACGGCGTATGTGTATAGCGTTATTATTACACTATTAATACTTCTCAAAACTCCGGGGTTTACTGCTCATATGGTGTACTATGAAACCGCAGCTGTGTTAGTAATGTTTATGATGCTCGGGAAGTGGTTGGAGTCAGCAGCAAAAACTCGGGCGTCGGGTGCTATCGAAAAACTTGTGAAGTTACAGCCGGAGACTGTTATTATTGAAGATAAAGATAACGGAGAAAAGGTTGTGGGTATCAATTTGGTACAACCGGGTGATGTTGTGGTATTAAAACCCGGGACACGTGTGCCGGTTGATGGTAAGGTTATTGCCGGTATGTCTGCAGTTGATGAGTCTGTGATCACAGGGGAAAGTGTTCCTGTAGACAAACGCCCGGGAGATAGGGTTGTAAGCGGTACATTCAACAAAAACGGTATACTAAAATTTGTTGCGGAGGTTGTGGGAGAAAAAACGGTACTCCGTCAGATTGTTAAGCTAGTGGAGAACGCGCAGATGACAAAAGCGCCGGTACAGCGTGTGGCGGATACTGTATCGTCATACTTTGTGCCGGGTGTAATTATTATTGCGGTACTTACATTTATATTGTGGATGGCACTTACACAGGACGCTGTAAGAGCGTTCACCGCGATGGTTACCGTGATGGTGGTTGCGTGCCCGTGTGCATTGGGGCTTGCAACACCTGCAGCGGTGATGGTTGCGACGGGTGTTGCTGCACAAAATGGTATTCTCATTAAATCAGCGGATGCTATACAGATGCTGGACGAAGTTGATACCGTGGTGTTCGATAAAACAGGAACTCTTACCACCGGGGAAATGAGTGTTGAAAAAGTTATACCCGCATTGGAGTGGAGTGAAGATGAACTTCTTAGGTTCGCGGTTTCATTAGAGAAGTTGTCGGAACATCCGGTTGCCGGGGCAGTAGTGAAGTATGCGGTAACTAATCATTTGCTTGACAATGGTAAGGGTGAGGGGTCTGCTTCAGATTTTGTTAATCATGAAGGTGAAGGCGTAAAGGGTGTTGTCCAAAACAGGGTGGTTGTGGTTGGGAAAAAAGGTTTTCTTAGTAAAGTTGGTGTGAGTGAAGTTAATATCGCGACAATAATAACTTCAGCGGCACAGAATGCGGTCTCACAAGGGAAAAGTGTTGTTTGGATTGGGGTGGATAGTATTATCGCGGGGATAGTTATTGTAGGGGATAAGGTTAAGCCCGGAGGACGGGATGTTGTTGAACGTATTACTAAAACAGGGAAAGAAGTGTATATGCTTACCGGTGATAATCCTCGTGCTGCTGAAGAAGTCGGGAAGTTGGTTAATATAAAAATGGGTAATATTATTGCTGATGTCCTGCCTAAGGATAAAGCTGCTCAAGTTGAGAAGTTAATGTTAAATAAACGTAAGGTAGCGATGGTAGGGGATGGTATAAATGATGCTCCGGTATTAGCAATAGCGGATGTTGGTATCGCTATAGGGACAGGGACGGATATCGCGGTGGAGTCCGCGGATGTTGTATTGATGAGTGATAATATTGGGGCGGTGAGTACTGCGTTGAGTATCGGGTATCATGCTATGGTGAAAATAAAACAAAATATTGCGTGGGCGTTTGCGTACAACATTTTACTGATACCTCTGGCAGCCGGGGGGTATTATTTACTTACCGGTGTGCAGTTTGAGCCTATGCTTGCGGGGTTTGCTATGGCAATGAGTTCGGTATCTGTTGTAACCAACTCACTTGCGTTGTATTTAGTAGATTATAATGCAGGATAA